In Pseudobacter ginsenosidimutans, the following are encoded in one genomic region:
- a CDS encoding glycosyltransferase family 2 protein has product MPRFSIILPVRNGGEYAKECVNSILSQTLNDFNLVVLDNCSTDRTVEWLESLHDERIVIHKADRSLSIEENWARIKDVSRNEFMTMIGHDDLLLPNYLEEMQSIINRFPNATLYQTHFNYINATGGLIRPCLPMDEQQYVQDFLAAQMQRKIDSTGTGYMMRSSQYDEVGGIPPNYPNLIFADFALWVRLMAKGYKITSSKNCFSYRVHQSVSATTNAEAFMKAFGIYAKEIDLLQQKDPAVQQAVRSYGREFLLLWCESLSHRLLKTPLNKRSMLVSDLMKKFMEFAGELIPGQSFEPGAVFRIKLAEWLDSNTLTRNLFQWYKK; this is encoded by the coding sequence ATGCCCAGGTTCAGTATCATATTACCGGTCCGTAACGGAGGAGAGTATGCGAAGGAATGCGTGAACAGCATCCTGTCGCAAACCCTGAATGATTTCAACCTGGTGGTGCTGGACAATTGCAGTACAGACAGAACAGTAGAATGGCTGGAATCTCTGCACGATGAACGCATCGTCATTCACAAAGCTGATCGCTCACTCTCAATCGAAGAGAACTGGGCTCGCATCAAAGATGTGTCACGTAATGAATTCATGACCATGATCGGGCATGATGACCTGCTGCTGCCGAATTACCTGGAAGAGATGCAAAGCATTATCAACCGTTTCCCAAATGCAACACTCTATCAGACACATTTCAATTATATCAATGCAACCGGCGGTTTGATCAGGCCATGCCTGCCGATGGACGAGCAACAATACGTACAGGATTTTCTCGCTGCACAAATGCAACGGAAAATAGACAGTACAGGTACCGGCTATATGATGCGTTCGTCTCAATATGATGAAGTGGGCGGCATCCCTCCCAATTATCCCAATCTCATTTTTGCAGACTTCGCATTATGGGTTCGGCTCATGGCGAAGGGCTACAAGATCACATCGTCCAAAAATTGCTTTTCCTACCGCGTGCACCAAAGCGTATCTGCCACCACCAATGCAGAAGCCTTCATGAAAGCATTCGGTATATATGCAAAAGAGATCGATCTGCTCCAACAGAAAGATCCTGCTGTGCAGCAGGCGGTCCGGAGTTATGGCAGGGAATTTCTGCTATTGTGGTGTGAAAGTCTATCGCACCGGCTCTTGAAAACCCCGCTGAACAAGCGTTCTATGCTGGTGAGCGATCTGATGAAGAAATTCATGGAGTTTGCCGGGGAGTTGATACCCGGGCAGTCTTTTGAACCAGGCGCAGTGTTCAGGATCAAACTGGCTGAATGGCTTGATTCGAATACGCTTACCCGTAATCTCTTTCAGTGGTATAAGAAGTAG
- a CDS encoding glycosyltransferase family 4 protein, giving the protein MSHRKGVLKRRLEYIGMFPFVLAGMIYGRLFPLKKKTSTFLFFPSADIGGAIKVNADIAACMKDQQPLIIFSKKPKNNGHLEMFQGFDVLDLHEQIDNKLYHFVNFFYRGVLAAWINSAPNATIFGGESLFFYKMLAHVNRNVRRIELCHLDTWLPYSIGFIDLITLRIFSTVKLMKDVEEQYKKTGVNPSYAKRLRFAENMIPIPPYRPVNNETLEVIFIGRGAPQKRVPLIAAIAEKLHQINAPIHFSFVGDVDNVIDPAQYPYCTFYGNVRDEAKMLELYHKSDVLILTSAYEGLPLVVMQMMAHGRIVMSTAVNAIPDYVRHMENGLLIHATSEPAIVEEGATLLQWLVEHPEVKETFGKRGREIAIEKFSGEVFCREFRKFLYTDNDF; this is encoded by the coding sequence ATGAGCCATCGCAAAGGAGTATTGAAAAGAAGACTGGAATACATCGGGATGTTTCCCTTTGTGCTGGCCGGTATGATCTATGGCCGGCTTTTCCCGTTGAAGAAGAAGACCAGCACTTTCCTTTTCTTCCCTTCTGCCGATATTGGTGGCGCCATCAAAGTGAATGCAGATATCGCCGCCTGTATGAAAGACCAGCAACCGCTGATCATCTTCTCCAAGAAACCAAAGAACAATGGCCACCTGGAAATGTTCCAGGGCTTTGATGTGCTGGACCTTCATGAGCAGATCGACAATAAGCTTTATCATTTCGTCAATTTCTTTTACCGCGGTGTGCTGGCCGCCTGGATCAACAGCGCGCCCAATGCCACGATCTTCGGAGGAGAATCCCTGTTCTTCTACAAGATGCTGGCGCATGTGAACAGGAATGTCCGTCGCATAGAGCTTTGCCATCTCGATACCTGGCTGCCCTACTCCATCGGATTTATCGACCTGATCACCCTTCGTATATTCAGTACCGTTAAACTGATGAAGGATGTGGAAGAGCAATACAAAAAAACCGGGGTGAATCCCTCCTATGCAAAACGCCTGCGTTTTGCGGAGAACATGATCCCCATTCCACCCTACCGTCCTGTGAACAATGAAACACTGGAAGTGATATTCATCGGCCGTGGTGCGCCACAGAAGCGGGTTCCGCTGATAGCGGCCATTGCAGAGAAATTACACCAGATCAATGCGCCTATCCATTTTTCCTTTGTGGGTGACGTGGACAATGTGATCGATCCGGCACAATATCCCTACTGCACTTTTTACGGCAATGTGCGCGATGAAGCCAAAATGCTGGAGCTCTATCATAAGTCCGATGTACTGATCCTCACATCCGCCTACGAAGGACTGCCATTGGTGGTGATGCAGATGATGGCGCATGGCCGCATTGTGATGAGCACAGCTGTGAATGCCATTCCCGATTATGTAAGGCATATGGAGAACGGATTACTGATCCATGCCACCAGTGAACCTGCGATTGTGGAAGAAGGTGCTACCCTGTTGCAATGGTTAGTGGAACATCCGGAAGTGAAGGAAACATTTGGCAAACGCGGGCGTGAGATCGCCATCGAAAAATTCAGCGGGGAAGTGTTCTGCAGGGAGTTCAGGAAATTCCTGTATACAGATAATGATTTCTGA
- a CDS encoding YfhO family protein, protein MNKTIWQQLKPHVIAIGIFLIISILFCLPAFKGMILNQHDTLGWKGMIEQSNQFKEQHGHWPLWSNSAYSGIPAFQIGIEAKYPVTLAWLHNVFTLWLPAPASFFFLACIGFYILTVVLRLRSMAGIFGSLGYAFASYNAIIAAVGHNTKLMSMGYAPALIAGLILLSQRKYVLGFIVTLLFSTLLTWQNHVQILYYTFLIAGCLGVAMLVRAFKEKDFKPVIYTAGLAIVALVIGIASYAVILMPTSEYSKWSMRGGASELTTGPDGKKLAENKSKGGLDKSYAFHWSYGISETMTLVMPAYNGGSDGPRELPEDGKAIQALQESQLPQEFTNYIYPALSSYWGAQPGTSGTVYLGALICLLFIVGIFVVKSWHKGWIIAASIIGIVLAWGSNFQALNYFLFDHLPYYNKFRAPTTALVIPQLTFALLATMALNQLMFGEYDKTEMMKKLKYAGVAVLAVVAILVGTYFTGSFKASGDNQLREGISGAIMQMASQGGQPNEQVQQQARTIASSVMNGLSSDRKTLYEGDMLRTILFLVLGSALIWLGVQKKLKAEYVIAAFIVLNLVDLLPVDRRYLKEENYVDKDEFLAPYQANAADLQIKQDTGFYRVFDQTAGNPFADSRASFHHHSIGGYLPARLANYDDLITHQLNRGNMEVFNMLNTKYFIAANPQTRQPIAQMNPGALGNVWFVKALQYVPNADAEMAALNDFHPADTAVIDQREKGKVTFEPQFDSLATIRMTSNLNDVVTYESNAASNQFAVFSEVYYPVGWKATIDGKEAPIVKVNYVLRGMSIPSGKHVIEFRFEPASYDTGNLITLIAGIISILLVLGGAWWLWKNRAAGVDSSSASKAQ, encoded by the coding sequence ATGAACAAAACAATCTGGCAGCAGTTAAAGCCGCATGTTATCGCGATAGGGATTTTTCTGATCATCTCCATCCTCTTTTGCTTACCCGCTTTCAAGGGAATGATCCTGAACCAGCATGATACCCTGGGCTGGAAGGGAATGATCGAACAATCGAACCAATTCAAAGAGCAGCATGGTCACTGGCCTTTGTGGAGTAACAGCGCTTATAGCGGTATTCCTGCCTTCCAGATCGGGATCGAAGCGAAGTATCCGGTTACACTGGCATGGCTGCACAATGTGTTCACGCTCTGGTTGCCTGCGCCCGCCAGCTTTTTCTTCCTGGCCTGTATCGGTTTTTATATCCTCACCGTTGTGCTTCGCCTTCGCAGCATGGCTGGGATCTTCGGTTCACTCGGTTATGCATTTGCCTCCTACAATGCCATCATTGCGGCAGTAGGTCATAATACCAAGCTCATGAGCATGGGCTATGCGCCTGCTCTCATTGCTGGACTGATCTTGCTCAGTCAGCGCAAATATGTGCTGGGCTTCATTGTTACCTTATTGTTCAGCACCCTGCTTACCTGGCAGAACCACGTACAGATCTTGTATTACACATTCCTCATTGCAGGATGTTTGGGTGTGGCGATGCTGGTGCGCGCATTCAAGGAAAAAGATTTCAAACCTGTTATTTATACGGCCGGTCTCGCCATCGTAGCACTGGTGATCGGTATTGCCAGTTATGCTGTGATATTGATGCCAACCAGCGAGTATTCCAAATGGTCTATGCGCGGCGGTGCTTCAGAGCTGACTACAGGGCCCGATGGCAAGAAGCTGGCGGAAAATAAATCGAAAGGCGGTCTGGATAAAAGCTATGCCTTCCACTGGAGCTATGGCATCAGCGAAACCATGACCCTGGTGATGCCCGCTTACAACGGCGGCAGCGATGGTCCGCGTGAACTGCCCGAAGATGGCAAGGCCATCCAGGCATTGCAGGAATCACAACTGCCGCAGGAGTTCACCAATTATATCTATCCTGCACTGAGCTCCTACTGGGGCGCACAGCCCGGTACTTCAGGTACTGTATACCTCGGTGCATTGATCTGCCTGCTCTTCATTGTTGGCATCTTTGTGGTAAAGAGCTGGCACAAGGGCTGGATCATTGCCGCAAGCATCATCGGTATCGTACTGGCCTGGGGCAGCAATTTCCAGGCATTGAACTATTTCCTCTTCGATCATCTTCCTTATTATAATAAATTCAGAGCACCTACTACAGCGCTGGTGATCCCGCAGCTGACGTTTGCTTTACTGGCCACCATGGCATTGAATCAACTCATGTTCGGTGAATACGATAAAACCGAAATGATGAAGAAACTGAAGTATGCAGGTGTTGCTGTGCTGGCGGTAGTGGCCATTCTGGTAGGAACCTATTTCACTGGCAGCTTCAAGGCTTCCGGCGACAATCAGCTTCGCGAAGGGATCTCCGGCGCCATCATGCAAATGGCTTCTCAGGGTGGACAGCCCAATGAGCAGGTACAGCAGCAGGCCCGGACCATCGCTTCCTCCGTCATGAACGGATTGAGCTCAGACCGCAAGACTTTGTATGAAGGCGATATGCTGCGCACCATCCTCTTCCTGGTGCTGGGCTCCGCACTGATCTGGCTCGGCGTTCAGAAAAAACTGAAAGCCGAATATGTAATAGCAGCTTTCATCGTACTCAACCTGGTGGACCTGCTGCCTGTTGACAGAAGGTATCTGAAAGAAGAGAACTATGTAGATAAAGACGAATTCCTGGCGCCCTATCAGGCCAATGCCGCTGATCTGCAGATCAAGCAGGACACAGGCTTTTACCGCGTGTTCGATCAAACTGCCGGCAATCCTTTTGCCGACTCACGCGCCAGCTTCCATCATCATTCAATCGGTGGTTACCTGCCCGCCAGGCTCGCCAATTATGATGACCTGATCACACATCAGTTGAACAGGGGCAATATGGAAGTATTCAACATGCTCAACACAAAATATTTCATAGCGGCCAATCCGCAGACAAGACAACCCATTGCGCAAATGAATCCGGGCGCACTCGGCAATGTCTGGTTTGTGAAAGCCCTCCAATATGTTCCCAATGCCGATGCTGAAATGGCAGCGCTCAACGATTTCCATCCTGCCGACACAGCGGTGATTGATCAACGTGAGAAAGGCAAAGTTACATTCGAGCCACAGTTCGATTCACTGGCCACTATCCGCATGACCAGCAATCTCAATGATGTTGTCACTTACGAGAGCAATGCGGCCAGCAACCAGTTTGCCGTGTTCAGCGAAGTGTATTATCCGGTTGGATGGAAGGCTACTATCGACGGCAAGGAAGCGCCGATCGTAAAAGTGAACTACGTACTGCGCGGCATGAGCATTCCATCAGGAAAACATGTCATAGAGTTCCGGTTCGAGCCGGCATCTTATGATACGGGTAATCTGATAACATTGATTGCCGGCATCATTTCCATCCTGCTGGTGCTGGGTGGCGCCTGGTGGCTCTGGAAGAACAGGGCTGCCGGAGTTGATTCTTCATCTGCATCCAAAGCGCAGTAA
- a CDS encoding queuosine precursor transporter, producing the protein MIHNIIRDKSTRLFLFLGSFFIANAIIAEVIGVKLFSLEETLGFEKVNFTLLGESGLSFDLTVGVLTWPIVFIMTDIINEYYGVKGIRFLSFIAAGLIAFSFLVFFFAIRTTPANWWIPSQAKHGVPDMQAAYQQILGQGMMIIVASLTAFMIGQVTDATIFKRIKKLTGEKNIWMRATLSTLVSQLIDTIVVLYLYLYISLGFSFAKVTAIGIVNYTYKFLIAIVMTPVIYLVHSLIERYLGKDLAQDMKNAAMREG; encoded by the coding sequence ATGATCCATAATATTATCCGTGATAAATCCACCCGTCTCTTCCTCTTCCTTGGTAGTTTTTTTATCGCCAATGCCATCATTGCCGAAGTGATCGGCGTGAAACTTTTTTCGCTTGAAGAAACACTTGGCTTCGAGAAAGTGAATTTCACTTTGCTGGGAGAGAGCGGACTGAGCTTTGATCTCACCGTGGGTGTGCTCACCTGGCCCATCGTGTTCATCATGACTGATATCATCAACGAATATTACGGTGTAAAGGGCATCCGGTTCCTCAGTTTCATTGCAGCAGGATTGATCGCTTTCTCTTTTCTTGTTTTCTTTTTTGCTATAAGAACAACGCCCGCCAACTGGTGGATACCATCGCAGGCAAAGCATGGCGTACCTGATATGCAGGCCGCCTACCAGCAGATCCTGGGGCAGGGGATGATGATCATCGTGGCATCGCTTACCGCCTTCATGATCGGGCAGGTAACGGATGCCACCATCTTCAAACGCATCAAAAAGTTAACTGGTGAAAAGAATATCTGGATGCGCGCCACACTCAGTACACTGGTGTCGCAACTGATAGACACCATCGTGGTGCTGTATCTCTATCTGTATATCTCACTGGGATTCTCCTTTGCAAAAGTGACTGCCATCGGCATCGTCAATTATACCTACAAATTCCTGATCGCTATTGTAATGACGCCTGTGATCTACCTGGTGCACTCACTGATAGAAAGATATCTGGGCAAGGACCTTGCCCAGGATATGAAGAATGCAGCTATGCGTGAAGGTTAG
- a CDS encoding NAD-dependent epimerase/dehydratase family protein: MQILVTGATGFIGNYVIDRLLQLGHEVIASSANAAKAATMPWYPKVKYTAFDFEAFDASADYFSYFGKPDCMVHLAWEGLPNYKSAFHTELNLPRHKALLTNMIENGLSDLTVTGTCFEYGMQEGMLKEDMQVFPANPYAIAKNELRIFLEELAAEKHIHFKWARLFYMYGKGQNPNSLLSQLERAIANGDEQFNMSGGEQVRDFLPVEKVAEYIAAIALQNRTTGVINCCSGIPVSVTQLVEDYLAEKNKTIKLNRGFYPYPDYEPMCFWGDNTKLKTILNNE; this comes from the coding sequence ATCGCCAGCTCGGCCAATGCTGCAAAAGCCGCCACCATGCCCTGGTACCCGAAGGTGAAATATACCGCATTCGATTTCGAAGCATTTGATGCCAGCGCAGATTACTTTTCGTATTTCGGTAAACCTGATTGTATGGTCCATCTGGCCTGGGAGGGATTACCAAATTATAAATCGGCCTTTCATACAGAACTGAACCTGCCGCGTCATAAGGCTTTGCTCACGAATATGATCGAAAATGGTTTGAGCGATCTAACTGTTACGGGCACCTGCTTTGAATATGGCATGCAGGAAGGAATGCTGAAAGAAGATATGCAGGTATTCCCTGCAAACCCTTACGCCATTGCCAAGAATGAGCTGAGAATTTTCCTGGAAGAGCTGGCCGCGGAAAAGCATATACATTTCAAATGGGCCCGCCTCTTTTATATGTATGGGAAAGGGCAAAATCCTAATTCCTTACTTTCGCAGCTGGAAAGGGCCATCGCCAATGGGGATGAGCAGTTCAACATGAGCGGAGGGGAGCAGGTAAGGGATTTCCTGCCGGTGGAGAAAGTAGCTGAATACATCGCAGCCATCGCATTGCAAAACAGAACCACTGGTGTGATCAATTGCTGCAGCGGCATTCCGGTATCAGTGACCCAACTGGTAGAAGATTATCTTGCAGAAAAGAATAAAACCATAAAACTGAACCGTGGTTTTTATCCATACCCGGATTACGAGCCGATGTGCTTCTGGGGTGATAATACCAAACTTAAAACCATACTGAACAATGAGTGA
- a CDS encoding cephalosporin hydroxylase family protein — MSDPVKAFVEERKQRIAENGGNQQLQAAAKAFNDASNSARYSYNFSWMGRPIIQYPQDMIVMQELIWDLKPDLIIETGIAHGGSLIFYASLMELIGKGEVLGIDIDIRAHNRKEIEAHPMFKRITMLEGSAISEEIAAQVRRAAEGKQTVMVLLDSNHTHDHVLRELELYAPLVTPGSYCVVFDTIVEKLPEGYFSESRPWGIGNNPLTAVYEYLKKDDNFVIDASIDNKVLISVAPEGYLKRIK, encoded by the coding sequence ATGAGTGATCCTGTAAAAGCTTTTGTTGAAGAAAGAAAGCAAAGGATAGCCGAAAACGGCGGGAACCAGCAATTGCAGGCTGCTGCAAAGGCTTTCAACGATGCATCCAACAGTGCGAGGTATTCCTATAACTTCTCCTGGATGGGCAGGCCCATCATCCAGTATCCGCAGGATATGATCGTGATGCAGGAGCTGATCTGGGATCTGAAGCCGGACCTGATCATCGAAACAGGGATCGCTCATGGTGGTTCACTGATCTTCTATGCTTCACTGATGGAACTCATCGGGAAAGGAGAAGTGCTGGGCATCGATATCGATATCCGTGCGCATAACCGAAAAGAGATCGAAGCGCATCCCATGTTCAAACGTATTACGATGCTGGAAGGGTCTGCCATCAGTGAAGAGATAGCCGCTCAGGTTCGCAGGGCAGCCGAAGGCAAGCAAACAGTGATGGTGCTGCTGGATTCCAACCATACTCATGATCATGTGCTGCGCGAGCTGGAACTCTATGCGCCACTGGTTACTCCCGGCTCATACTGTGTAGTGTTCGATACAATCGTGGAGAAACTGCCCGAGGGTTATTTCAGTGAATCACGACCCTGGGGAATCGGTAATAACCCGCTTACTGCCGTGTATGAATACCTGAAGAAAGATGATAATTTCGTGATCGACGCCAGCATCGACAATAAAGTGCTGATCAGTGTAGCGCCGGAAGGTTATCTCAAAAGAATCAAATAA
- a CDS encoding glycosyltransferase — MIKVLSLVSYQFLPPRMGGQKGIALFYKYFTRQVDLSMVTTQNNDPALAEGYELLNILSGSATRYLNIFYFFTLRSIIRRKKITHLILEHPYYGWLGLLLKWFTGVKLVVHSHNIEGLRWKTLHKWWWKILWQYERIVHRAAAHSFFIQESDRQYAIREFGLQPSKCTVATYGIEWDQPPSQTEKQEARAYLQQQHGIPKHHCLLLFNGAFNYSPNLEALDLIIEKINPLLQQSSLDYTILICGKDIPERISKAGIPKLVIAGFVNDINPYFRGSDIFLNPVISGGGIKTKLVEALGNNMNAVSVENGAEGVDPAICGGKLVVTGNNDWPAFTAAVLQLVSRQDNIPAAFYRHFYWGTITADAARALNPL, encoded by the coding sequence ATGATAAAAGTGTTGAGCCTGGTCTCCTATCAGTTTTTACCTCCCCGGATGGGTGGCCAGAAAGGGATCGCCCTTTTTTACAAGTATTTTACCAGACAGGTTGATCTCAGCATGGTAACCACACAGAACAATGATCCTGCACTGGCCGAAGGGTATGAACTGCTCAATATACTTTCCGGCAGCGCCACACGCTACCTGAATATATTCTATTTTTTTACGCTCCGTTCAATCATACGCCGGAAAAAAATTACGCATCTCATTTTGGAACATCCATATTACGGATGGCTGGGACTGTTATTGAAATGGTTCACCGGCGTGAAACTGGTGGTGCATTCCCATAATATCGAAGGGCTTCGCTGGAAGACCCTCCACAAATGGTGGTGGAAAATATTATGGCAGTATGAGCGAATCGTTCACCGCGCAGCAGCGCATAGCTTTTTCATCCAGGAATCAGACAGGCAATACGCGATCCGTGAATTCGGGCTTCAGCCATCGAAATGCACGGTAGCCACTTACGGCATTGAGTGGGACCAACCACCATCCCAAACCGAAAAACAGGAAGCGCGCGCATACCTGCAGCAACAGCATGGTATCCCGAAGCACCATTGCCTCCTCCTGTTCAACGGCGCATTCAATTATTCACCCAACCTGGAAGCGCTGGACCTGATCATTGAAAAGATCAATCCCCTATTGCAGCAATCATCTCTTGATTATACCATACTGATATGCGGAAAGGATATTCCCGAACGCATTTCAAAAGCCGGGATACCCAAGCTGGTGATCGCAGGGTTTGTGAATGATATCAATCCTTATTTCAGGGGCTCCGACATATTCCTGAATCCTGTAATATCCGGTGGCGGCATCAAAACCAAATTGGTGGAGGCACTGGGCAATAATATGAATGCGGTGAGTGTGGAGAACGGCGCTGAAGGTGTGGACCCCGCCATTTGCGGAGGCAAACTGGTGGTGACGGGCAATAACGACTGGCCTGCATTTACCGCCGCAGTATTGCAACTTGTTTCCAGACAGGACAATATACCTGCCGCCTTCTACCGGCATTTCTACTGGGGCACTATCACCGCCGATGCAGCCCGGGCATTGAACCCGCTTTAA
- a CDS encoding NAD-dependent epimerase/dehydratase family protein yields the protein MVIGTGLVARSFGAYAKDDRFLIFASGVSNSKSSTEADFQREARLLLQSMEANPGMMLIYFSTTSVDDPDLQQTAYVQHKLNMEDLVRSNAHRYAIFRLSNLAGRSDNPNTILNYFFQHIAQGIPFQLWQRSERNIIDVEDVYRIADHLLQHQMATNRTLNIANTASYPVTYIVDTIEEFCGKQGLYSLDDRGGPVSIDTHEIAAVCETLGIRFGEGYLEKILQKYF from the coding sequence ATGGTTATTGGAACTGGCCTCGTGGCAAGGAGTTTTGGAGCTTATGCAAAAGATGATCGTTTTCTGATCTTCGCTTCCGGAGTGTCTAACTCCAAATCCAGCACAGAAGCGGATTTTCAGCGGGAAGCCAGGTTATTGCTGCAATCCATGGAAGCCAATCCCGGTATGATGCTGATATATTTCAGCACCACCAGCGTGGATGATCCGGACCTGCAGCAAACTGCTTACGTGCAGCATAAACTGAATATGGAAGATCTGGTGCGTTCCAACGCCCATCGCTATGCGATCTTCCGTTTGTCGAACCTGGCAGGCCGGTCAGACAATCCCAATACGATCCTGAATTATTTCTTCCAGCATATAGCGCAGGGAATCCCATTCCAGCTCTGGCAGCGATCCGAGCGGAACATCATCGATGTGGAGGATGTGTACAGGATTGCCGATCATTTGCTGCAGCACCAGATGGCCACCAACCGGACACTGAATATTGCCAATACTGCCAGTTATCCTGTTACTTATATTGTGGATACCATCGAGGAATTCTGTGGCAAACAGGGTCTCTATTCACTGGACGACAGAGGTGGTCCCGTAAGCATCGATACCCATGAAATAGCAGCTGTATGTGAAACCCTGGGCATCCGCTTCGGGGAAGGATACCTGGAAAAGATCCTGCAAAAATATTTCTGA
- a CDS encoding GNAT family N-acetyltransferase, giving the protein MNTSAELVIRFADLDDIPTIGYLAQQIWPVTYGAILPDGQLEYMLERNYSPESLNEQITKLNHRFLIAELDEDAVGFASFGVTEKAGVQKLHKIYVLPQTQGLGVGRALLDFVIEQILDEGGHTLHLNVNRHNKAKNFYEKLGFTVIEEADIEIGNGFQMNDYIMEKLL; this is encoded by the coding sequence ATGAATACAAGTGCAGAACTGGTGATCCGCTTCGCGGATCTCGATGATATCCCCACCATCGGCTATCTGGCTCAACAGATATGGCCTGTCACTTACGGCGCCATCCTGCCCGATGGTCAACTGGAATACATGCTGGAGAGAAATTACAGCCCGGAATCCCTGAACGAACAGATCACCAAACTCAATCATCGTTTTTTGATCGCAGAACTGGACGAAGACGCTGTTGGCTTCGCCTCATTTGGAGTCACTGAAAAAGCAGGCGTGCAAAAACTCCATAAGATCTATGTGCTCCCTCAAACGCAGGGTCTGGGTGTTGGCCGTGCATTGCTGGACTTCGTAATTGAACAGATCCTCGATGAAGGCGGACATACGCTTCACCTCAATGTCAACCGCCACAACAAAGCCAAAAACTTTTACGAGAAACTCGGCTTCACCGTTATTGAGGAAGCAGACATCGAGATCGGTAATGGATTCCAGATGAATGATTATATAATGGAAAAACTATTATGA
- a CDS encoding glycosyltransferase family 2 protein: MTTFKRPDFLHQQLTDLAKQTFPYFKVVISDNDPEGSARAVVEAFNDPRVSYYVNEANLGMVKSFNRSLAKAETPWVVMITDDDPVYPNMLQTLYDLHKKYPGYGMYMGGCDLMAHTPEVARSSRVKVGTNSCLANLAIGTVREYKGREFPYAYFKNDIGCHLLWSCGVVKREVALAIEGMPDFGAPYNTDFGYIVLAGAQQGAVLLNTSLGCQVVHGANYGFTESDYEKFYITPDAWMKWVMDHLPKSQDWSTLYRPLELFTARWVVEYAVSIKKIAKDRQLHKPEFDAVVKRIFKIPYLRKWKIKYWLAIHMPGLFESLIGIKKRIFGS, encoded by the coding sequence ATGACCACTTTTAAGAGGCCGGACTTCCTGCACCAGCAGCTAACCGATCTTGCAAAGCAAACCTTTCCTTATTTCAAAGTGGTGATCTCAGACAATGATCCGGAAGGAAGCGCCAGGGCTGTAGTGGAAGCCTTCAATGATCCACGCGTTTCTTACTATGTGAATGAAGCCAACCTGGGAATGGTGAAGAGCTTCAACCGTAGCCTGGCAAAAGCGGAAACACCCTGGGTGGTGATGATCACGGATGATGATCCTGTATATCCAAACATGCTGCAGACATTATACGATCTGCACAAGAAATATCCCGGCTATGGCATGTATATGGGCGGCTGCGACCTCATGGCCCATACACCCGAAGTTGCGCGCAGCTCGCGGGTGAAAGTGGGTACCAATAGTTGTCTCGCCAACCTGGCCATCGGTACGGTGCGCGAATACAAGGGAAGGGAATTTCCCTATGCTTATTTCAAAAACGATATCGGCTGCCACCTGCTCTGGAGCTGTGGTGTAGTGAAGCGTGAAGTGGCGCTGGCCATTGAAGGAATGCCGGATTTCGGCGCACCCTACAATACCGATTTCGGTTATATCGTACTGGCAGGAGCCCAACAGGGCGCAGTACTGCTTAACACTTCATTGGGCTGCCAGGTGGTGCATGGCGCCAACTATGGTTTTACCGAATCGGACTACGAAAAATTCTATATCACCCCAGATGCCTGGATGAAATGGGTGATGGACCATCTTCCCAAAAGTCAGGACTGGAGCACGTTGTACAGGCCACTCGAACTGTTTACGGCCAGATGGGTGGTGGAGTATGCAGTGAGCATAAAAAAAATTGCAAAAGACCGCCAGCTTCATAAGCCTGAGTTCGACGCAGTAGTGAAGAGGATCTTCAAAATCCCTTATCTCAGGAAATGGAAGATAAAATACTGGCTGGCCATTCATATGCCGGGACTGTTTGAATCCCTCATTGGCATTAAGAAAAGAATATTCGGAAGCTGA